A genomic segment from Cygnus atratus isolate AKBS03 ecotype Queensland, Australia chromosome 9, CAtr_DNAZoo_HiC_assembly, whole genome shotgun sequence encodes:
- the SPSB4 gene encoding SPRY domain-containing SOCS box protein 4 isoform X4, translating to MGQKISGSIKSVDVREPPYRPVKRELRGPDFCKPARLDMLLDMPPAKLEVQYKHAWNNEDRSLNIFVKEDDKLTFHRHPVAQSTDCIRGKVGYTRGLHVWQIHWPTRQRGTHAVVGVSTAEAPLHSVGYTSLVGSNSESWGWDLGRNKLYHNCKNQPGVTYPVFLEPDESFVLPDSLLVVLDMDEGTLSFMVDGQYLGVAFRGLKGKKLYPIVSAVWGHCEITMRYINGLDPF from the coding sequence ATGGGCCAGAAAATCTCAGGGAGCATAAAGTCTGTGGATGTGAGGGAGCCCCCTTATAGACCTGTTAAACGAGAGCTGAGAGGCCCGGATTTTTGCAAGCCCGCCCGGCTGGACATGTTGTTGGACATGCCCCCTGCCAAGCTGGAGGTCCAATATAAACATGCTTGGAACAATGAAGATCgctctttaaatatatttgtaaaggAAGACGATAAACTGACTTTTCACAGACACCCAGTTGCCCAAAGCACAGATTGCATCCGGGGCAAAGTCGGCTACACGAGAGGCCTCCACGTCTGGCAAATCCACTGGCCCACGAGGCAACGGGGAACTCACGCTGTGGTGGGCGTCTCCACAGCCGAAGCTCCGCTGCACTCGGTGGGGTACACGTCATTGGTTGGTAGCAATAGCGAATCGTGGGGCTGGGATTTGGGACGCAACAAACTCTATCACAATTGTAAAAACCAGCCTGGGGTCACGTATCCAGTCTTTTTGGAACCAGACGAGTCTTTTGTACTCCCAGACTCCTTACTGGTGGTGTTGGATATGGATGAAGGGACGCTCAGCTTCATGGTAGATGGACAGTATCTTGGAGTGGCCTTCAGAGgactaaaagggaaaaaactttACCCCATAGTCAGTGCAGTTTGGGGGCACTGTGAAATTACAATGAGATACATCAATGGACTTGACC
- the SPSB4 gene encoding SPRY domain-containing SOCS box protein 4 isoform X3: MGQKISGSIKSVDVREPPYRPVKRELRGPDFCKPARLDMLLDMPPAKLEVQYKHAWNNEDRSLNIFVKEDDKLTFHRHPVAQSTDCIRGKVGYTRGLHVWQIHWPTRQRGTHAVVGVSTAEAPLHSVGYTSLVGSNSESWGWDLGRNKLYHNCKNQPGVTYPVFLEPDESFVLPDSLLVVLDMDEGTLSFMVDGQYLGVAFRGLKGKKLYPIVSAVWGHCEITMRYINGLDQSR, from the coding sequence ATGGGCCAGAAAATCTCAGGGAGCATAAAGTCTGTGGATGTGAGGGAGCCCCCTTATAGACCTGTTAAACGAGAGCTGAGAGGCCCGGATTTTTGCAAGCCCGCCCGGCTGGACATGTTGTTGGACATGCCCCCTGCCAAGCTGGAGGTCCAATATAAACATGCTTGGAACAATGAAGATCgctctttaaatatatttgtaaaggAAGACGATAAACTGACTTTTCACAGACACCCAGTTGCCCAAAGCACAGATTGCATCCGGGGCAAAGTCGGCTACACGAGAGGCCTCCACGTCTGGCAAATCCACTGGCCCACGAGGCAACGGGGAACTCACGCTGTGGTGGGCGTCTCCACAGCCGAAGCTCCGCTGCACTCGGTGGGGTACACGTCATTGGTTGGTAGCAATAGCGAATCGTGGGGCTGGGATTTGGGACGCAACAAACTCTATCACAATTGTAAAAACCAGCCTGGGGTCACGTATCCAGTCTTTTTGGAACCAGACGAGTCTTTTGTACTCCCAGACTCCTTACTGGTGGTGTTGGATATGGATGAAGGGACGCTCAGCTTCATGGTAGATGGACAGTATCTTGGAGTGGCCTTCAGAGgactaaaagggaaaaaactttACCCCATAGTCAGTGCAGTTTGGGGGCACTGTGAAATTACAATGAGATACATCAATGGACTTGACC
- the SPSB4 gene encoding SPRY domain-containing SOCS box protein 4 isoform X2 → MGQKISGSIKSVDVREPPYRPVKRELRGPDFCKPARLDMLLDMPPAKLEVQYKHAWNNEDRSLNIFVKEDDKLTFHRHPVAQSTDCIRGKVGYTRGLHVWQIHWPTRQRGTHAVVGVSTAEAPLHSVGYTSLVGSNSESWGWDLGRNKLYHNCKNQPGVTYPVFLEPDESFVLPDSLLVVLDMDEGTLSFMVDGQYLGVAFRGLKGKKLYPIVSAVWGHCEITMRYINGLDPSLQAK, encoded by the coding sequence ATGGGCCAGAAAATCTCAGGGAGCATAAAGTCTGTGGATGTGAGGGAGCCCCCTTATAGACCTGTTAAACGAGAGCTGAGAGGCCCGGATTTTTGCAAGCCCGCCCGGCTGGACATGTTGTTGGACATGCCCCCTGCCAAGCTGGAGGTCCAATATAAACATGCTTGGAACAATGAAGATCgctctttaaatatatttgtaaaggAAGACGATAAACTGACTTTTCACAGACACCCAGTTGCCCAAAGCACAGATTGCATCCGGGGCAAAGTCGGCTACACGAGAGGCCTCCACGTCTGGCAAATCCACTGGCCCACGAGGCAACGGGGAACTCACGCTGTGGTGGGCGTCTCCACAGCCGAAGCTCCGCTGCACTCGGTGGGGTACACGTCATTGGTTGGTAGCAATAGCGAATCGTGGGGCTGGGATTTGGGACGCAACAAACTCTATCACAATTGTAAAAACCAGCCTGGGGTCACGTATCCAGTCTTTTTGGAACCAGACGAGTCTTTTGTACTCCCAGACTCCTTACTGGTGGTGTTGGATATGGATGAAGGGACGCTCAGCTTCATGGTAGATGGACAGTATCTTGGAGTGGCCTTCAGAGgactaaaagggaaaaaactttACCCCATAGTCAGTGCAGTTTGGGGGCACTGTGAAATTACAATGAGATACATCAATGGACTTGACC